A region from the Papio anubis isolate 15944 chromosome 6, Panubis1.0, whole genome shotgun sequence genome encodes:
- the LOC101019963 gene encoding centromere protein W isoform X2, which yields MALSTIVSQKKQIKRKAPRGFLKRVFRRQKPQLRLEKSGDLLKSPGQTLVRVNVESLTRSMYWLQQR from the exons ATGGCGCTGTCGACCATAGTCTCCCAGAAGAAGCAGATAAAGCGGAAGGCTCCCCGTGGCTTTCTAAAGCGAGTCTTCAGGCGACAGAAGCCTCAACTTCGTCTGGAGAAAAGTGGTGACTTACTG AAGAGTCCAGGACAAACGCTTGTGAGAGTAAATGTAGAGTCATTAACAAGGAGCATGTACTGGCTGCAGCAAAGGTAA
- the LOC101019963 gene encoding centromere protein W isoform X1 — MALSTIVSQKKQIKRKAPRGFLKRVFRRQKPQLRLEKSGDLLVHLNCLLFVHRLAEESRTNACESKCRVINKEHVLAAAKVILKKSRG, encoded by the exons ATGGCGCTGTCGACCATAGTCTCCCAGAAGAAGCAGATAAAGCGGAAGGCTCCCCGTGGCTTTCTAAAGCGAGTCTTCAGGCGACAGAAGCCTCAACTTCGTCTGGAGAAAAGTGGTGACTTACTG gtCCATCTGAACTGCTTACTGTTTGTTCATCGATTAGCAGAAGAGTCCAGGACAAACGCTTGTGAGAGTAAATGTAGAGTCATTAACAAGGAGCATGTACTGGCTGCAGCAAAG GTAATTCTAAAGAAGAGCAGAGGTTAG